The following proteins are encoded in a genomic region of Desulfobacterales bacterium:
- a CDS encoding flavodoxin domain-containing protein, protein MEPLEIAPGVYDVGVIDWNIRDFHGYSTDLGTTYNSFLIVDDKIALLDTVKKEFADQLLANISAVVDPKNIDYVISNHTELDHSGGLARVMHRVGEDKPLYCSKMGHKNLPRHFTRNWNYQPVETGQELSLGKKTLNFLETRMVHWPDSMFTYLKEDKILFSSDGFGQHFAGPERFDDQIGDAIMHHAKKYFANILLLYVPLIQKYLKNIIESGMEFKMICPDHGIIWRQNPAKILEAYVRWCQQVPKKKAVVIYDTMWHSTEKMAEAIATGINKEGVPTKPLHLRKWHRSEVMTEVFDAKAVVVGGPTLNNGLFPSLADFLCYMKGLKPLNKIGAAFGSYGWSGESTKIIAKELKGMKFDMIDSGLKIQYVPDKEGLEQCYEYGRTIGKAVNE, encoded by the coding sequence ATGGAACCATTAGAAATTGCACCCGGAGTATACGACGTGGGTGTTATCGACTGGAATATAAGAGATTTCCATGGGTATTCGACCGACCTGGGAACGACCTATAATTCATTTTTAATCGTCGATGACAAGATCGCATTGCTCGATACCGTCAAAAAGGAGTTTGCAGATCAGCTGCTGGCCAATATTTCCGCCGTCGTTGACCCTAAAAATATTGACTATGTGATCAGCAATCACACCGAGCTGGACCACTCCGGCGGCTTGGCCCGGGTCATGCATCGGGTGGGTGAAGACAAACCATTGTACTGCTCCAAAATGGGCCATAAGAATTTACCGCGCCACTTTACGCGCAACTGGAATTACCAGCCTGTCGAGACCGGCCAAGAGTTGAGCCTTGGCAAAAAAACATTGAACTTTCTGGAAACCCGTATGGTTCATTGGCCGGACAGTATGTTTACCTATCTCAAAGAAGACAAAATTCTTTTTTCAAGTGATGGATTCGGCCAGCACTTTGCCGGCCCCGAACGGTTCGACGATCAGATCGGGGATGCGATTATGCATCATGCCAAAAAATACTTTGCCAATATTTTGTTGCTGTATGTCCCCTTGATTCAGAAGTATCTTAAGAACATCATTGAATCCGGCATGGAATTCAAGATGATTTGCCCCGACCACGGGATCATCTGGCGCCAGAATCCGGCCAAAATCCTTGAAGCTTACGTTCGCTGGTGTCAGCAGGTTCCTAAGAAAAAGGCCGTGGTCATCTACGATACCATGTGGCACAGCACCGAAAAAATGGCTGAGGCCATTGCTACCGGCATTAATAAAGAAGGGGTTCCGACCAAGCCTTTACATCTTAGAAAATGGCACCGCAGTGAAGTGATGACCGAGGTTTTTGATGCCAAGGCGGTTGTCGTCGGCGGTCCGACCTTGAACAATGGGTTGTTTCCATCATTGGCCGATTTTCTATGTTACATGAAAGGGCTGAAACCACTGAATAAAATCGGGGCCGCTTTTGGCTCCTACGGCTGGAGTGGTGAATCTACCAAGATCATTGCCAAGGAGCTCAAAGGTATGAAATTTGATATGATCGATTCGGGCCTAAAAATACAATACGTTCCTGACAAAGAAGGCCTTGAACAATGTTACGAATATGGCCGCACAATCGGAAAAGCGGTTAATGAATAA
- a CDS encoding rubredoxin, protein MDRYVCTICGYVYDPEQGDPDNGVAAGTKWDDVPDDWECPVCGASKADFEKE, encoded by the coding sequence ATGGACAGGTATGTATGCACGATCTGCGGGTATGTTTACGATCCGGAACAAGGGGATCCGGATAATGGAGTGGCTGCTGGCACCAAATGGGATGATGTGCCGGATGATTGGGAATGCCCGGTATGCGGCGCTTCCAAGGCTGATTTTGAAAAGGAATAA
- a CDS encoding rubredoxin, producing the protein MAEPHEMYQCQTVNCGYIYDPDRGDRKGKIPKGTAFDDLPDDWKCPVCGASKKMFKPLG; encoded by the coding sequence ATGGCCGAACCCCATGAGATGTATCAATGCCAGACAGTGAATTGCGGATATATTTATGATCCCGACCGTGGTGACCGCAAGGGCAAAATTCCCAAAGGCACTGCATTTGACGATCTGCCGGATGACTGGAAATGTCCGGTCTGCGGCGCCAGCAAAAAAATGTTTAAGCCATTAGGCTAA